One segment of Anguilla anguilla isolate fAngAng1 chromosome 1, fAngAng1.pri, whole genome shotgun sequence DNA contains the following:
- the mapkbp1 gene encoding mitogen-activated protein kinase-binding protein 1 isoform X1, with translation MTVEGSTIKSRIKNLLRSPSIKLRRSKPGNNKENLANKVTLEKVLGITAAGNRGLACDPRSGLVAYPAGCVVVLLNPKKNKQHHILNSSRKTITTLAFSPDGKYLVTGESGHMPAVRVWEVAERTQVAELQEHKYGVSCVAFSPNSKYIVSVGYQHDMIVNVWAWKKNVVVAANKVSSKVTAVSFSEDSSYFVTAGNRHVKFWYLDHNKSSKLNATVPLLGRSGLLGELRNNFFSDVACGKGRKAESTFCITSSGLLCEFNEKRLLDKWVELRKNDSITTSLASSLSVTEELIFCGCADGTVRAFSPVNLHFICTLPRPHSLGTDVAMVTEASHLFSYKLDARFPDTVALTYDPTSRWLSCVYNDHSLYVWDTRDLRKVGKVYSALYHSSCVWSVEVYPEVADGEQDCLSPGSFLSCSSDNTIRLWNTDGHSTTLSRNVISNDLLKVIYMDNNTSALLDPDCTATSSTEKADPQTSENRSGIRTVCVSPDGQHLASGDRTGTLRIHELQSMEEILKVEAHDAEILCLEYSKPETGLKLLATASRDRLIHVLDAEREYSLLQTLDEHSSSITAVRFAANEGKVRMISCGADKSIYFRTAQKTSEGTEFTRTHHIVRKTTLYDMDVDPTRKYAAISCQDRCIRIFNISNGKQKKLYKGSQGEDGTLIKVQTDPSGMYVATSCSDKNLSIFDFYSGECVATMFGHSEVVTGMKFTNDCKHLISVSGDSCIFIWRLNPELTIRMRQRLSELRQKGKPAQRTPAHKPTAHSTRREVYSAPALVTLSSDSDKEVEEDGIEEEEEEGPDEISVPISSCNSTTEETDDGSHRKLKMDPSGGRQAETPVLPEATGRRPRRRWSRRIGSMELKVKSMLDLRQLESFAMPSSPSKAPPTAPFREEELGSTTSLQPMGAQVKESEERSLRVRPRPHSIWLTPQTPETNVEVLYPDGCEDRVSLAGSEYQVKELPHGPLGRFYHGSEGHEKHSPDSACSVDYSSSRLSSPDRPREDSEATEPLSVDGNSSELEGEELEEELEEEGVERGVANGVVPQTPDQEAFLKQHFETLADLSSSGSPTRIQSTESISGRFLSQNPTSRTALPFPTRLSREGSAGEGGVLPLVSEVRPLMEQNQAKGSKDRAEPDPPEKRPLLRSTPQKKRAPTTDPRRVVSPTSKGVASYVGMSGLRKSQSVQNLPITADGPRTPSRPSREVHPQPSERDQRATPRRTLPVAPTSPLPRDPGPALPTSPLPREHGPSTMPKALRNRSYMSPTTSSMAKMSRSVSMGDSLNLGEPGDGRLSPGSSSESGSRGGSGCDTPTPTPRGGPADRSRALAPPPAAACTASSPGAATAPRAAVAPTLAVSSPCAPTPKGLLAKLANSPRPHLTLDIPRPLPDRPSCGKSPKGPRHDSSPRSPAGPFPGGSPPPPPPRCPAPAVDVQPHAALSGSPEGPGAEGAAPARAERLQPAGEGEGGGTSPPARPSPSPSPAHLLPGPGPQDADASLRVETCHQVASELHSSVKKAVELYRTVSGAERESSEEQREMAQVLSAAFREVRAELDSLSPSAPAGAARGALCGLGGKEGGLGEDRTLALLEQYSELLLKAVEKRLDNKF, from the exons AGCGGGCACATGCCAGCCGTGCGGGTGTGGGAGGTGGCAGAGCGCACACAGGTGGCAGAGCTCCAGGAACACAAATATGGCGTGTCCTGCGTGGCCTTCTCCCCGAACAGCAAGTACATCGTCAGCGTGGGCTACCAGCACGACATGATCGTCAACGTCTGGGCCTGGAAG AAAAACGTTGTGGTAGCAGCAAACAAGGTGTCCAGCAAGGTAACGGCTGTGTCCTTCTCTGAGGACAGCTCGTACTTTGTGACAGCCGGGAACAGACACGTCAAATTCTGGTACCTGGACCACAACAAGTCCTCCAAG CTGAACGCCACCGTCCCCCTGCTGGGCCGCTCTGGCCTCCTGGGGGAGCTGCGGAACAACTTCTTCAGCGATGTGGCCTGTGGGAAGGGCCGCAAAGCAGAGAGCACCTTCTGCATCACCTCCTCTGGCCTGCTGTGTGAATTCAACGAGAAACGGCTGCTGGACAAGTGGGTGGAGCTACGG aaaaatgacagTATTACA ACCAGCctggcctcctctctctctgtgacggAGGAGCTGATATTTTGTGGGTGTGCGGATGGCACGGTTCGGGCCTTCAGCCCCGTGAACCTCCACTTCATCTGCACCCTGCCGCGACCTCACAGCCTGGGCACCGACGTCGCCATGGTCACCGAGGCCAG CCACCTCTTCTCCTACAAGCTGGATGCCCGCTTCCCTGACACGGTGGCATTGACCTATGACCCCACCAGCCGCTGGCTCTCCTGCGTGTACAATGACCACAGTCTGTATGTGTGGGACACGCGTGACCTGCGCAAAGTGGGCAAAGTGTACTCTGCCCTGTACCATTCGTCCTGTGTGTGGAGCGTGGAG gtgtacCCAGAGGTGGCTGATGGAGAGCAGGATTGTTTGTCTCCCGGCTCCTTCCTTAGCTGCTCCTCAGACAACACCATCCGGCTGTGGAACACTGACGGCCACAGCACCACCCTCAGCCGCAATGTCATCAGCAAC GACCTCCTGAAAGTCATCTATATGGACAACAACACGTCCGCTCTGCTGGACCCAGACTGCACCGCCACGAGCAGCACGGAGAAGGCCGACCCCCAGACCTCAGAGAACCGGAGTGGCATCAGGACCGTGTGTGTGAGCCCCGACGGGCAGCACCTGGCATCGGGGGACCGCACCGGCACTCTCAG GATCCACGAGCTCCAGAGTATGGAAGAGATTCTGAAGGTGGAGGCCCATGATGCAGAAATCCTATGCCTGGAGTACTCCAAACCAGAGACAG GGCTGAAGCTGCTGGCCACAGCCAGTCGAGACCGCCTGATTCACGTCCTGGATGCCGAGCGGGAGTATAGCCTGCTGCAGACTCTGGACGAACACTCCTCTTCCATCACTGCGGTCCGCTTTGCTG CCAATGAGGGGAAGGTGAGGATGATCAGCTGTGGTGCTGACAAGAGCATCTACTTCCGCACTGCGCAGAAG ACTAGTGAAGGGACTGAATTCACCCGCACACACCACATTGTGCGCAAGACCACCCTGTATGACATGGACGTGGACCCCACCCGCAAATACGCTGCCATCAGCTGCCAGGACCGCTGCATTAG GATCTTCAACATCAGCAACGGCAAACAGAAGAAGCTGTACAAGGGGTCCCAGGGGGAGGACGGGACCCTCATCaag GTCCAGACTGATCCATCAGGGATGTATGTAGCAACCAGCTGTTCAGATAAAAACCTCAGCATCTTCGACTTCTACTCAGGAGAATGTGTGGCTACTATGTTCGGGCACTCTG AGGTTGTCACAGGGATGAAGTTCACCAATGACTGCAAGCATCTCATCTCTGTCTCAGGAGAcag CTGCATCTTCATCTGGCGCCTGAACCCCGAGCTCACCATCCGCATGAGGCAGCGCCTCTCTGAGCTCAGACAGAAGGGGAAGCCAGCACAGAGGACTCCAGCCCACAAACCCACCGCTCACAG TACCAGGCGAGAGGTTTATAGCGCCCCGGCCCTGGTCACCTTGTCCTCCGACAGTGAcaaggaggtggaggaagatggcattgaagaggaggaggaggaaggcccAGATGAGATCTCAGTTCCCATCTCCTCCTGCAACAGCACTACGGAAGAGACAG ATGACGGCTCACACAGGAAACTGAAAATG GACCCGAGTGGGGGCAGGCAGGCGGAGACACCCGTCCTGCCTGAGGCCACTGGCCGTCGCCCCCGTCGGCGCTGGTCCCGCCGAATCGGCAGCATGGAGCTGAAGGTGAAGTCCATGCTGGACCTGCGGCAGCTGGAGTCCTTCGCAatgccctcctcccccagcaaggccccgcccactgcccccTTCCgagaggaggagctgggcaGCACCACCAGCCTGCAACCAATGGGAGCACAG GTGAAGGAGTCGGAGGAGAGGAGCCTGCGTGTGCGCCCCCGTCCTCACTCCATTTGGCTGACCCCCCAAACGCCCGAGACCAACGTGGAGGTGCTGTACCCCGATGGGTGTGAGGACCGGGTCAGCCTGGCGGGCAG TGAGTACCAGGTGAAGGAGCTACCCCATGGTCCGCTGGGAAGGTTTTACCATGGAAGTGAAGGTCATGAAAAACACAGCCCAGACAGCGCCTGCTCTGTGGACTATTCCAGCAGCCGGCTGTCCAGTCCAGACCGGCCAAGAGAgg ACTCAGAGGCCACGGAGCCACTCAGTGTGGATGGGAACTCCTCCGAActtgagggggaggagctggaggaggagctggaggaagagggggtTGAGAGGGGTGTGGCCAATGGGGTGGTGCCCCAAACGCCAGACCAGGAAGCCTTCCTGAAGCAGCACTTTGAGACTCTGGCCGACCTCAGCAGCTCAG GGAGTCCAACCAGAATCCAGAGCACCGAGAGCATCTCCGGCCGGTTCCTGTCCCAGAACCCCACCAGCAG GACCGCCCTCCCTTTCCCCACTAGGCTAAGCAGGGAGGGGAGTgccggcgaggggggggtgctgcCCCTGGTGTCTGAAGTGAGGCCCCTCATGGAGCAGAACCAAGCAAAGGGCTCCAAGGACAGGGCGGAGCCAGACCCCCCCGAGAAGAGGCCCCTCCTGCGCTCCACCCCCCAGAAGAAAAGGGCCCCCACCACAGACCCCCGCCGAGTGGTCAGTCCCACCTCTAAGGGCGTGGCTTCCTATGTGGGCATGTCCGGGCTGAGGAAGTCCCAGTCTGTGCAGAACCTGCCCATTACag CTGACGGGCCCCGGACTCCCTCCCGACCCTCCAGAGAGGTGCACCCCCAGCCCAGCGAGCGGGACCAGCGCGCCACTCCGCGCCGCACCCTGCCCGTCGCGCCCACGTCCCCCCTGCCCCGGgaccccggccccgccctgcccacGTCCCCCCTGCCCCGGGAGCACGGCCCCTCCACCATGCCCAAGGCCCTGAGGAACCGCTCCTACATGAGCCCCACCACCAGCTCCATGGCCAAGATGTCGCGCTCCGTCTCCATGGGCGACAGCCTGAACCTGGGCGAGCCCGGCGACGGGCGCCTCAGCCCCGGCAGCAGCAGCGAGTCCGGCTCCCGCGGGGGCTCCGGGTGCgacacgcccacgcccacgccccggGGGGGCCCCGCGGACAGGAGCAGAGCgctcgcccctccccccgccgccgcctGTACCGCGTCCTCTCCGGGCGCCGCCACCGCGCCCCGGGCGGCCGTCGCCCCCACCCTCGCCGTCAGCTCGCcctgcgcccccacccccaagggCCTCCTGGCCAAGCTGGCCAACAGCCCCCGCCCGCACCTCACCCTGGACATCCCCCGACCCCTCCCAGACAGGCCCTCCTGCGGAAAGTCTCCCAAGGGCCCCAGACACGACTCCTCCCCCAGGTCCCCGGCCGGCCCTTTCCCCGGGGggtcgcccccgcccccgcccccgcggtgccccgcccccgccgtcgATGTCCAGCCGCACGCCGCGCTCTCGGGCTCCCCTGAGGGCCCGGGAGCAGAAGGGGCGGCCCCCGCCCGAGCCGAGCGGCTGCAGCCtgcgggggagggagagggaggcgggaCCTCCCCGCCGgcccgccccagccccagccccagccccgcccacctgctgCCCGGCCCCGGGCCCCAGGACGCAG ACGCCTCTCTCAGGGTAGAAACCTGCCACCAGGTGGCCAGTGAGCTCCACAGCAGTGTGAAGAAAGCAGTTGAGCTCTACAGAACG GTGAGCGGTGCGGAGAGGGAGTCCAGCGAGGAGCAGCGGGAGATGGCGCAGGTCCTGTCGGCGGCCTTCAGGGAGGTGCGGGCGGAGCTGGATTCTCTGTCCCCCTCGGCGCCTGCAGGGGCAGCCAGGGGAGCCCTGTGTGGGCTGGGGGGCAAggaaggggggctgggggaggacaGGACCCTGGCCCTGCTGGAGCAGTACTCTGAGCTCCTGCTGAAGGCTGTGGAAAAAAGGCTGGACAACAAATTCTGA
- the mapkbp1 gene encoding mitogen-activated protein kinase-binding protein 1 isoform X3: MTVEGSTIKSRIKNLLRSPSIKLRRSKPGNNKENLANKVTLEKVLGITAAGNRGLACDPRSGLVAYPAGCVVVLLNPKKNKQHHILNSSRKTITTLAFSPDGKYLVTGESGHMPAVRVWEVAERTQVAELQEHKYGVSCVAFSPNSKYIVSVGYQHDMIVNVWAWKKNVVVAANKVSSKVTAVSFSEDSSYFVTAGNRHVKFWYLDHNKSSKLNATVPLLGRSGLLGELRNNFFSDVACGKGRKAESTFCITSSGLLCEFNEKRLLDKWVELRKNDSITTSLASSLSVTEELIFCGCADGTVRAFSPVNLHFICTLPRPHSLGTDVAMVTEASHLFSYKLDARFPDTVALTYDPTSRWLSCVYNDHSLYVWDTRDLRKVGKVYSALYHSSCVWSVEVYPEVADGEQDCLSPGSFLSCSSDNTIRLWNTDGHSTTLSRNVISNDLLKVIYMDNNTSALLDPDCTATSSTEKADPQTSENRSGIRTVCVSPDGQHLASGDRTGTLRIHELQSMEEILKVEAHDAEILCLEYSKPETGLKLLATASRDRLIHVLDAEREYSLLQTLDEHSSSITAVRFAANEGKVRMISCGADKSIYFRTAQKTSEGTEFTRTHHIVRKTTLYDMDVDPTRKYAAISCQDRCIRIFNISNGKQKKLYKGSQGEDGTLIKVQTDPSGMYVATSCSDKNLSIFDFYSGECVATMFGHSEVVTGMKFTNDCKHLISVSGDSCIFIWRLNPELTIRMRQRLSELRQKGKPAQRTPAHKPTAHSTRREVYSAPALVTLSSDSDKEVEEDGIEEEEEEGPDEISVPISSCNSTTEETDDGSHRKLKMDPSGGRQAETPVLPEATGRRPRRRWSRRIGSMELKVKSMLDLRQLESFAMPSSPSKAPPTAPFREEELGSTTSLQPMGAQVKESEERSLRVRPRPHSIWLTPQTPETNVEVLYPDGCEDRVSLAGSEYQVKELPHGPLGRFYHGSEGHEKHSPDSACSVDYSSSRLSSPDRPREGSPTRIQSTESISGRFLSQNPTSRTALPFPTRLSREGSAGEGGVLPLVSEVRPLMEQNQAKGSKDRAEPDPPEKRPLLRSTPQKKRAPTTDPRRVVSPTSKGVASYVGMSGLRKSQSVQNLPITADGPRTPSRPSREVHPQPSERDQRATPRRTLPVAPTSPLPRDPGPALPTSPLPREHGPSTMPKALRNRSYMSPTTSSMAKMSRSVSMGDSLNLGEPGDGRLSPGSSSESGSRGGSGCDTPTPTPRGGPADRSRALAPPPAAACTASSPGAATAPRAAVAPTLAVSSPCAPTPKGLLAKLANSPRPHLTLDIPRPLPDRPSCGKSPKGPRHDSSPRSPAGPFPGGSPPPPPPRCPAPAVDVQPHAALSGSPEGPGAEGAAPARAERLQPAGEGEGGGTSPPARPSPSPSPAHLLPGPGPQDADASLRVETCHQVASELHSSVKKAVELYRTVSGAERESSEEQREMAQVLSAAFREVRAELDSLSPSAPAGAARGALCGLGGKEGGLGEDRTLALLEQYSELLLKAVEKRLDNKF, from the exons AGCGGGCACATGCCAGCCGTGCGGGTGTGGGAGGTGGCAGAGCGCACACAGGTGGCAGAGCTCCAGGAACACAAATATGGCGTGTCCTGCGTGGCCTTCTCCCCGAACAGCAAGTACATCGTCAGCGTGGGCTACCAGCACGACATGATCGTCAACGTCTGGGCCTGGAAG AAAAACGTTGTGGTAGCAGCAAACAAGGTGTCCAGCAAGGTAACGGCTGTGTCCTTCTCTGAGGACAGCTCGTACTTTGTGACAGCCGGGAACAGACACGTCAAATTCTGGTACCTGGACCACAACAAGTCCTCCAAG CTGAACGCCACCGTCCCCCTGCTGGGCCGCTCTGGCCTCCTGGGGGAGCTGCGGAACAACTTCTTCAGCGATGTGGCCTGTGGGAAGGGCCGCAAAGCAGAGAGCACCTTCTGCATCACCTCCTCTGGCCTGCTGTGTGAATTCAACGAGAAACGGCTGCTGGACAAGTGGGTGGAGCTACGG aaaaatgacagTATTACA ACCAGCctggcctcctctctctctgtgacggAGGAGCTGATATTTTGTGGGTGTGCGGATGGCACGGTTCGGGCCTTCAGCCCCGTGAACCTCCACTTCATCTGCACCCTGCCGCGACCTCACAGCCTGGGCACCGACGTCGCCATGGTCACCGAGGCCAG CCACCTCTTCTCCTACAAGCTGGATGCCCGCTTCCCTGACACGGTGGCATTGACCTATGACCCCACCAGCCGCTGGCTCTCCTGCGTGTACAATGACCACAGTCTGTATGTGTGGGACACGCGTGACCTGCGCAAAGTGGGCAAAGTGTACTCTGCCCTGTACCATTCGTCCTGTGTGTGGAGCGTGGAG gtgtacCCAGAGGTGGCTGATGGAGAGCAGGATTGTTTGTCTCCCGGCTCCTTCCTTAGCTGCTCCTCAGACAACACCATCCGGCTGTGGAACACTGACGGCCACAGCACCACCCTCAGCCGCAATGTCATCAGCAAC GACCTCCTGAAAGTCATCTATATGGACAACAACACGTCCGCTCTGCTGGACCCAGACTGCACCGCCACGAGCAGCACGGAGAAGGCCGACCCCCAGACCTCAGAGAACCGGAGTGGCATCAGGACCGTGTGTGTGAGCCCCGACGGGCAGCACCTGGCATCGGGGGACCGCACCGGCACTCTCAG GATCCACGAGCTCCAGAGTATGGAAGAGATTCTGAAGGTGGAGGCCCATGATGCAGAAATCCTATGCCTGGAGTACTCCAAACCAGAGACAG GGCTGAAGCTGCTGGCCACAGCCAGTCGAGACCGCCTGATTCACGTCCTGGATGCCGAGCGGGAGTATAGCCTGCTGCAGACTCTGGACGAACACTCCTCTTCCATCACTGCGGTCCGCTTTGCTG CCAATGAGGGGAAGGTGAGGATGATCAGCTGTGGTGCTGACAAGAGCATCTACTTCCGCACTGCGCAGAAG ACTAGTGAAGGGACTGAATTCACCCGCACACACCACATTGTGCGCAAGACCACCCTGTATGACATGGACGTGGACCCCACCCGCAAATACGCTGCCATCAGCTGCCAGGACCGCTGCATTAG GATCTTCAACATCAGCAACGGCAAACAGAAGAAGCTGTACAAGGGGTCCCAGGGGGAGGACGGGACCCTCATCaag GTCCAGACTGATCCATCAGGGATGTATGTAGCAACCAGCTGTTCAGATAAAAACCTCAGCATCTTCGACTTCTACTCAGGAGAATGTGTGGCTACTATGTTCGGGCACTCTG AGGTTGTCACAGGGATGAAGTTCACCAATGACTGCAAGCATCTCATCTCTGTCTCAGGAGAcag CTGCATCTTCATCTGGCGCCTGAACCCCGAGCTCACCATCCGCATGAGGCAGCGCCTCTCTGAGCTCAGACAGAAGGGGAAGCCAGCACAGAGGACTCCAGCCCACAAACCCACCGCTCACAG TACCAGGCGAGAGGTTTATAGCGCCCCGGCCCTGGTCACCTTGTCCTCCGACAGTGAcaaggaggtggaggaagatggcattgaagaggaggaggaggaaggcccAGATGAGATCTCAGTTCCCATCTCCTCCTGCAACAGCACTACGGAAGAGACAG ATGACGGCTCACACAGGAAACTGAAAATG GACCCGAGTGGGGGCAGGCAGGCGGAGACACCCGTCCTGCCTGAGGCCACTGGCCGTCGCCCCCGTCGGCGCTGGTCCCGCCGAATCGGCAGCATGGAGCTGAAGGTGAAGTCCATGCTGGACCTGCGGCAGCTGGAGTCCTTCGCAatgccctcctcccccagcaaggccccgcccactgcccccTTCCgagaggaggagctgggcaGCACCACCAGCCTGCAACCAATGGGAGCACAG GTGAAGGAGTCGGAGGAGAGGAGCCTGCGTGTGCGCCCCCGTCCTCACTCCATTTGGCTGACCCCCCAAACGCCCGAGACCAACGTGGAGGTGCTGTACCCCGATGGGTGTGAGGACCGGGTCAGCCTGGCGGGCAG TGAGTACCAGGTGAAGGAGCTACCCCATGGTCCGCTGGGAAGGTTTTACCATGGAAGTGAAGGTCATGAAAAACACAGCCCAGACAGCGCCTGCTCTGTGGACTATTCCAGCAGCCGGCTGTCCAGTCCAGACCGGCCAAGAGAgg GGAGTCCAACCAGAATCCAGAGCACCGAGAGCATCTCCGGCCGGTTCCTGTCCCAGAACCCCACCAGCAG GACCGCCCTCCCTTTCCCCACTAGGCTAAGCAGGGAGGGGAGTgccggcgaggggggggtgctgcCCCTGGTGTCTGAAGTGAGGCCCCTCATGGAGCAGAACCAAGCAAAGGGCTCCAAGGACAGGGCGGAGCCAGACCCCCCCGAGAAGAGGCCCCTCCTGCGCTCCACCCCCCAGAAGAAAAGGGCCCCCACCACAGACCCCCGCCGAGTGGTCAGTCCCACCTCTAAGGGCGTGGCTTCCTATGTGGGCATGTCCGGGCTGAGGAAGTCCCAGTCTGTGCAGAACCTGCCCATTACag CTGACGGGCCCCGGACTCCCTCCCGACCCTCCAGAGAGGTGCACCCCCAGCCCAGCGAGCGGGACCAGCGCGCCACTCCGCGCCGCACCCTGCCCGTCGCGCCCACGTCCCCCCTGCCCCGGgaccccggccccgccctgcccacGTCCCCCCTGCCCCGGGAGCACGGCCCCTCCACCATGCCCAAGGCCCTGAGGAACCGCTCCTACATGAGCCCCACCACCAGCTCCATGGCCAAGATGTCGCGCTCCGTCTCCATGGGCGACAGCCTGAACCTGGGCGAGCCCGGCGACGGGCGCCTCAGCCCCGGCAGCAGCAGCGAGTCCGGCTCCCGCGGGGGCTCCGGGTGCgacacgcccacgcccacgccccggGGGGGCCCCGCGGACAGGAGCAGAGCgctcgcccctccccccgccgccgcctGTACCGCGTCCTCTCCGGGCGCCGCCACCGCGCCCCGGGCGGCCGTCGCCCCCACCCTCGCCGTCAGCTCGCcctgcgcccccacccccaagggCCTCCTGGCCAAGCTGGCCAACAGCCCCCGCCCGCACCTCACCCTGGACATCCCCCGACCCCTCCCAGACAGGCCCTCCTGCGGAAAGTCTCCCAAGGGCCCCAGACACGACTCCTCCCCCAGGTCCCCGGCCGGCCCTTTCCCCGGGGggtcgcccccgcccccgcccccgcggtgccccgcccccgccgtcgATGTCCAGCCGCACGCCGCGCTCTCGGGCTCCCCTGAGGGCCCGGGAGCAGAAGGGGCGGCCCCCGCCCGAGCCGAGCGGCTGCAGCCtgcgggggagggagagggaggcgggaCCTCCCCGCCGgcccgccccagccccagccccagccccgcccacctgctgCCCGGCCCCGGGCCCCAGGACGCAG ACGCCTCTCTCAGGGTAGAAACCTGCCACCAGGTGGCCAGTGAGCTCCACAGCAGTGTGAAGAAAGCAGTTGAGCTCTACAGAACG GTGAGCGGTGCGGAGAGGGAGTCCAGCGAGGAGCAGCGGGAGATGGCGCAGGTCCTGTCGGCGGCCTTCAGGGAGGTGCGGGCGGAGCTGGATTCTCTGTCCCCCTCGGCGCCTGCAGGGGCAGCCAGGGGAGCCCTGTGTGGGCTGGGGGGCAAggaaggggggctgggggaggacaGGACCCTGGCCCTGCTGGAGCAGTACTCTGAGCTCCTGCTGAAGGCTGTGGAAAAAAGGCTGGACAACAAATTCTGA